In Castanea sativa cultivar Marrone di Chiusa Pesio chromosome 6, ASM4071231v1, a single window of DNA contains:
- the LOC142640420 gene encoding B-box zinc finger protein 22 isoform X2 produces MKIQCNVCEAAEATVLCCADEAALCWACDEKVHAANKLASKHQRVPLSTSHMPPNCDICQETAGYFFCLEDRALLCRKLKSQSGEENLETKSHSVSRRDASLPMAVQCNKVLPIPVGGVGDFAAPKVPYSGGNVAGSILQWPIDEYLGLPEFNQSYGYMDNGSSKADSSKLGETDSPILRAAEEELDDDECLGKVPEASWTVPQITSPPTASGLYWPKNYQNSLDGAVFVPDVCHLHVQNPQHCQHNGTISKRWRQI; encoded by the exons atgaagatACAGTGCAACGTGTGCGAGGCGGCAGAGGCAACAGTGCTATGCTGCGCGGACGAGGCGGCTCTGTGTTGGGCGTGTGACGAGAAAGTTCATGCGGCCAACAAACTCGCCAGCAAGCACCAGAGGGTTCCACTTTCTACTTCTCACATGCCCCCTAACTGTGACATCTGCCAG GAGACAGCTGGCTATTTCTTTTGTCTAGAGGATCGAGCTTTACTCTGCAGAAAAT TGAAGTCGCAGTCTGGGGAAGAAAACCTGGAAACAAAATCTCACTCTGTGTCTAGAAGAGATGCATCATTGCCAATGGCTGTTCAATGCAACAAAGTATTACCTATCCCTGTTGGTGGAGTTGGTGACTTTGCAGCACCAAAGGTGCCATATTCTGGGGGCAATGTTGCTGGAAGTATTCTACAGTGGCCTATAGATGAGTATCTTGGACTTCCTGAATTCAATCAGAGTTATGGCTACATGGATAATGGATCATCTAAG GCTGATAGTAGCAAGCTTGGAGAGACAGATTCGCCGATTTTAAGAGCTGCTGAGGAAGAACTGGATGATGATGAGTGCTTGGGCAAGGTACCAGAGGCCTCATGGACAGTACCACAGATCACTTCTCCACCTACTGCCTCAGGCCTATATTGGCCAAAAAATTATCAGAACTCATTGGATGGTGCAGTTTTTGTTCCTGACGTATGTCACTTGCATGTGCAAAACCCCCAGCATTGTCAACACAATGGTACTATTTCAAAACGATGGAGGCAAATTTAA
- the LOC142640420 gene encoding B-box zinc finger protein 22 isoform X1 — translation MKIQCNVCEAAEATVLCCADEAALCWACDEKVHAANKLASKHQRVPLSTSHMPPNCDICQETAGYFFCLEDRALLCRKCDVAIHTANIYVSAHQRFLLTGVKVGLEPTDPVASSSSVKSQSGEENLETKSHSVSRRDASLPMAVQCNKVLPIPVGGVGDFAAPKVPYSGGNVAGSILQWPIDEYLGLPEFNQSYGYMDNGSSKADSSKLGETDSPILRAAEEELDDDECLGKVPEASWTVPQITSPPTASGLYWPKNYQNSLDGAVFVPDVCHLHVQNPQHCQHNGTISKRWRQI, via the exons atgaagatACAGTGCAACGTGTGCGAGGCGGCAGAGGCAACAGTGCTATGCTGCGCGGACGAGGCGGCTCTGTGTTGGGCGTGTGACGAGAAAGTTCATGCGGCCAACAAACTCGCCAGCAAGCACCAGAGGGTTCCACTTTCTACTTCTCACATGCCCCCTAACTGTGACATCTGCCAG GAGACAGCTGGCTATTTCTTTTGTCTAGAGGATCGAGCTTTACTCTGCAGAAAATGTGATGTTGCCATACATACAGCAAATATTTATGTGTCTGCTCATCAGAGATTTTTGCTTACTGGTGTGAAAGTTGGTCTTGAACCTACTGATCCTGTTGCTTCCTCTTCCTCAGTGAAGTCGCAGTCTGGGGAAGAAAACCTGGAAACAAAATCTCACTCTGTGTCTAGAAGAGATGCATCATTGCCAATGGCTGTTCAATGCAACAAAGTATTACCTATCCCTGTTGGTGGAGTTGGTGACTTTGCAGCACCAAAGGTGCCATATTCTGGGGGCAATGTTGCTGGAAGTATTCTACAGTGGCCTATAGATGAGTATCTTGGACTTCCTGAATTCAATCAGAGTTATGGCTACATGGATAATGGATCATCTAAG GCTGATAGTAGCAAGCTTGGAGAGACAGATTCGCCGATTTTAAGAGCTGCTGAGGAAGAACTGGATGATGATGAGTGCTTGGGCAAGGTACCAGAGGCCTCATGGACAGTACCACAGATCACTTCTCCACCTACTGCCTCAGGCCTATATTGGCCAAAAAATTATCAGAACTCATTGGATGGTGCAGTTTTTGTTCCTGACGTATGTCACTTGCATGTGCAAAACCCCCAGCATTGTCAACACAATGGTACTATTTCAAAACGATGGAGGCAAATTTAA